From the Oleiphilus messinensis genome, one window contains:
- a CDS encoding CBS domain-containing protein: protein MKRNLMMANAIDVMNTNLVTAHPGEPVALVCRTMTECNVGAVLLVENESLVGIFTERDLLNNVIAPGLNPKSVSVGSVATANPKVVKPTQSITECVKILREQGFRHLPVVEEGKPVGIITTQDFLHFTPDENEQVGDAFKRSQQTDEEGFDPYEYLGSGGVGLPRC from the coding sequence ATGAAAAGGAACCTGATGATGGCTAATGCAATAGATGTAATGAACACAAATCTCGTCACGGCGCACCCTGGCGAACCGGTCGCTTTAGTCTGTAGAACGATGACAGAGTGCAACGTTGGTGCGGTGTTATTGGTGGAAAACGAATCGCTCGTCGGTATTTTTACTGAACGGGATTTGCTGAATAACGTAATAGCGCCAGGATTGAACCCCAAGTCAGTAAGCGTTGGCAGTGTTGCCACGGCAAACCCGAAAGTGGTAAAGCCGACACAATCGATCACAGAGTGTGTAAAAATACTTCGGGAGCAGGGCTTTCGCCATTTACCCGTGGTAGAAGAAGGGAAGCCGGTCGGTATTATCACCACGCAGGACTTTCTGCACTTCACCCCTGATGAGAATGAACAGGTTGGCGACGCGTTCAAGCGCTCGCAGCAAACGGACGAAGAAGGTTTCGATCCATACGAATATCTGGGCTCCGGCGGTGTGGGCTTGCCGCGTTGTTAG
- a CDS encoding YiiD C-terminal domain-containing protein — MTNEQMTQLLREFIPLCNFMEIEITDLHPDQITAAAPLAPNLNMHSSGFAGSLYSLAAATGWALLHNFMAVNDIAGQLVMKQASIHYKRPVLSDISLTCSLAPDKTEEHVQQTLEQGLNVELPLRVSILSDGKKCAHLDADYVIHT, encoded by the coding sequence ATGACAAACGAACAAATGACCCAACTGTTACGCGAGTTCATTCCTCTTTGTAATTTCATGGAGATTGAGATCACAGACTTGCATCCCGATCAGATTACTGCCGCGGCCCCCTTGGCGCCGAATTTGAATATGCATAGTTCAGGATTTGCAGGCAGCCTTTATTCGTTAGCTGCGGCAACGGGTTGGGCGTTGTTACACAACTTTATGGCTGTAAACGATATAGCAGGACAACTGGTAATGAAACAGGCATCGATTCATTATAAACGGCCAGTGTTAAGCGATATCAGCCTAACCTGCAGCCTGGCCCCTGACAAAACAGAAGAACATGTGCAACAAACGCTGGAGCAAGGGCTGAATGTCGAACTGCCACTCCGAGTTAGCATACTTTCCGACGGTAAGAAGTGTGCCCACCTCGACGCGGACTATGTCATTCACACTTAA
- a CDS encoding GNAT family N-acetyltransferase: MRVKKLSSFHSKIKIVRAWPTNWDPVGLSAIQASRVAAQERGHRAILLVCGTHEDCLAAVKPLVTDPRDQIVWVGSPAQSDLQDIFADSAIPAPIPISHGRQVLGSECDQVIFDAFSGFDAESFAAVSGIVRGGGRLILLAPELQAWSAWQDPASTKILSYPDLTVPSPSLYLMRLAKLTRQSNAVSIASYCTISNRFRAEHQCVLKQSNKRFSSPMHATFNADGCTEDQRNAVQLIQAVAKGRTGRPLVMTADRGRGKTAALGLAAFKLLSERKGFRIAVAAARASSVAVLFSTFDQCDIFQVFEHTSSTSRSRDTGSTLKFYAPDVLVLNPPDCDLLFIDEAASLPTTVLTRMMTCCGRVILASTIHGYEGHGRGFAISFRTWLSEHYNQHRALHLSEPVRWRERDPLEAYVNRIFLLAAEPVTHDLKRSDINATQPGLSIQQVDLAALVLDESKLVQLYGLLVQAHYQTSPNDLRMILENQRIRLCTASFREQVIGVILAIQEGGLEDADLARSIWLGRRRPQGHLVPQSLSAHSGIKDAVFLNSLRIVRVAVAPMYQRSGIGARLVNFVCHEAKKNGLDFVSTSYSASPELFQFWTRCHFSTLRVGLTRDASSGLHSFMMAFALTEPGRRLLVDCENIQLMQLPDQLKGSLKQLEPGLVEPLWLVLLTIEVQRRVRADLLDIERADIEAYTEGNRPLNTVENSLARWAWSADFPHSNWYKTTPGLRVLFIQRILLGQTEQEIINANGLSGKKELASSVRRILTQLKSPK, encoded by the coding sequence ATGCGAGTGAAAAAATTGTCATCATTCCATTCGAAAATAAAAATTGTCCGGGCCTGGCCCACAAACTGGGATCCTGTCGGCTTGTCCGCGATTCAAGCGAGCCGCGTGGCGGCGCAAGAACGTGGACACCGTGCAATACTCCTGGTATGTGGTACCCATGAGGACTGCCTAGCGGCGGTCAAACCGTTGGTGACAGACCCCCGAGACCAAATCGTCTGGGTTGGTTCACCGGCTCAATCCGACCTACAAGATATTTTTGCGGACAGTGCTATTCCAGCCCCTATCCCGATATCTCATGGTCGACAGGTTCTGGGCTCAGAATGCGATCAGGTCATTTTCGATGCTTTCAGCGGGTTTGATGCCGAATCATTTGCTGCGGTATCCGGGATCGTCCGTGGCGGCGGAAGATTGATATTGCTCGCGCCTGAGTTGCAGGCTTGGTCGGCATGGCAAGATCCCGCCAGTACGAAAATACTTTCATACCCTGATCTCACCGTCCCCAGTCCAAGTCTCTACCTGATGCGACTGGCGAAACTGACAAGACAGAGTAATGCAGTTAGCATTGCCAGTTATTGTACGATAAGTAACCGTTTTCGTGCTGAGCATCAATGTGTGCTCAAGCAATCGAACAAGCGCTTTTCAAGCCCGATGCATGCTACGTTCAATGCGGACGGCTGCACCGAAGACCAGCGCAATGCGGTTCAGTTAATTCAAGCCGTTGCAAAAGGGCGAACAGGGCGGCCCTTAGTTATGACTGCAGACCGTGGCCGAGGTAAAACCGCTGCACTGGGTCTGGCCGCATTCAAGCTACTATCAGAGCGAAAGGGTTTCCGAATTGCTGTAGCTGCAGCTCGAGCGAGCAGTGTGGCAGTATTGTTCAGTACATTCGATCAATGTGATATTTTTCAAGTATTTGAACATACTTCATCCACCTCGCGTTCAAGGGATACCGGGTCAACACTTAAATTCTATGCGCCCGATGTACTGGTATTGAATCCTCCCGACTGTGATCTTCTGTTCATCGATGAGGCTGCCTCTTTGCCGACCACGGTATTGACCCGAATGATGACGTGTTGCGGGCGAGTGATACTGGCATCAACGATCCACGGCTATGAAGGGCATGGCAGAGGCTTTGCAATCTCCTTCAGAACATGGTTGAGCGAGCACTACAATCAACACCGTGCCCTGCATTTGTCCGAACCTGTGCGGTGGCGGGAAAGGGATCCTCTTGAAGCCTATGTCAACCGGATCTTCCTTTTGGCTGCGGAACCGGTTACTCACGATTTAAAACGCTCTGATATTAATGCAACGCAACCGGGTTTATCCATTCAGCAGGTTGACCTGGCCGCTCTGGTACTCGATGAATCGAAATTGGTACAGCTTTACGGTTTATTGGTTCAGGCTCACTACCAGACATCCCCGAATGATCTTAGAATGATTCTGGAGAATCAGAGAATTCGCCTTTGTACGGCAAGTTTCCGAGAGCAGGTGATCGGGGTCATTCTGGCAATTCAGGAAGGGGGGCTTGAGGATGCCGATCTTGCACGATCTATCTGGCTGGGTCGTCGACGACCCCAAGGGCATCTTGTGCCGCAGTCACTGAGTGCCCACAGTGGTATTAAAGACGCGGTGTTTCTAAATTCCCTTCGAATCGTCAGAGTAGCCGTTGCCCCGATGTATCAACGCTCGGGTATTGGTGCCAGATTGGTTAATTTTGTTTGTCACGAAGCGAAAAAGAATGGGTTGGACTTTGTCAGTACCAGTTACAGTGCGTCCCCTGAACTTTTTCAATTTTGGACGCGCTGTCACTTTTCAACGCTGCGGGTCGGACTCACACGGGATGCCTCCAGTGGCCTACACTCATTTATGATGGCATTTGCACTCACGGAGCCGGGTCGACGCTTGCTGGTCGACTGCGAAAACATCCAGCTTATGCAATTGCCCGATCAACTGAAAGGCTCACTGAAACAATTGGAGCCGGGCTTGGTTGAGCCGCTATGGCTGGTCCTGTTGACGATCGAGGTCCAACGCCGTGTCAGAGCAGACTTGCTCGATATTGAGCGAGCCGATATCGAGGCTTACACGGAGGGAAACCGGCCTTTGAATACGGTTGAAAATTCACTCGCTCGTTGGGCCTGGAGTGCCGACTTTCCCCACTCAAACTGGTATAAAACGACTCCCGGGCTGCGCGTTTTATTTATCCAGCGCATCCTGTTAGGTCAAACTGAGCAGGAAATTATCAATGCGAATGGACTTAGCGGGAAGAAAGAGCTGGCGTCCTCTGTGCGTCGAATTTTAACACAGCTAAAGTCACCCAAATGA
- a CDS encoding cupin domain-containing protein — protein MNTDELIKKLKLEKHPFEGGYFRRTYTHNQMFSRNGVTRALASSIYYLLTADDPIGCFHRNKSDIVHCYQRGGTIEYTLLYPNGLAERILLGNQLDEGQRLQFVAPAGVWKGARLISGAYTLISEVVVPEFNYRDNEIASRAQIEPYFSVCDWDIEILIGQGAEIPNQ, from the coding sequence ATGAATACAGATGAATTGATAAAAAAATTGAAGTTAGAGAAACATCCTTTTGAGGGTGGATACTTTCGGCGTACCTATACCCATAACCAGATGTTTTCGAGAAATGGCGTGACCCGTGCACTGGCTTCTTCGATCTATTATTTGCTGACTGCGGACGACCCCATCGGATGCTTCCACCGGAACAAGTCCGACATTGTTCATTGTTACCAACGGGGCGGCACCATTGAGTACACGCTACTTTATCCAAATGGTCTAGCAGAGCGAATACTGTTGGGTAATCAGCTAGATGAAGGGCAGCGTTTACAGTTTGTTGCGCCTGCGGGTGTCTGGAAGGGCGCACGCTTGATCTCCGGCGCGTATACTTTAATCAGTGAAGTGGTTGTTCCAGAATTTAATTATCGGGATAATGAAATCGCGAGTCGTGCACAAATTGAACCCTATTTTTCAGTTTGTGATTGGGATATCGAAATATTAATCGGCCAAGGCGCAGAAATACCGAATCAGTAG